One genomic window of Angustibacter sp. Root456 includes the following:
- a CDS encoding acetyl-CoA C-acetyltransferase codes for MATPRRAAIIGGNRLPFARAHGPYARASNQDMLTATLDGLVARFGLAGERVGEVAAGAVLKHSRDFNLTREAVLGSRLSPWTPAYDVQQACGTGLETTVLVANKIALGQIDSGIAGGVDSASDAPIAVNEGLREALLALNRAKTLQQRLRAVARLRPGHVVPEIPQNSEPRTGLSMGDHMAITAAEWEISREAQDELAAASHRNLAAAYERGFMDDLVTAYLGLSRDQNLRPDSSVEKLAKLKPVFGEGPGATMTAGNSTPLSDGASAVLLGSDEWASDHHLPVLAHLVDAETAAVDYVHGGEGLLMAPAYAVARLLKRQGLGLQDFDYYEIHEAFASTVLTTLAAWESETFCRDRLGLDAPLGSIDRDRVNVNGSSLAAGHPFAATGGRIVAALAKQLHEKGSGRGLISICAAGGQGVVAILEAA; via the coding sequence ATGGCCACGCCCCGCCGCGCCGCGATCATCGGCGGCAACCGCCTCCCGTTCGCCCGCGCTCACGGCCCGTACGCCCGGGCGAGCAACCAGGACATGCTGACGGCGACGCTCGACGGGCTCGTGGCCCGCTTCGGCCTGGCGGGTGAGCGCGTCGGGGAGGTGGCCGCGGGCGCCGTCCTCAAGCACAGCCGCGACTTCAACCTCACGCGCGAGGCCGTGCTCGGGTCGCGCCTGTCGCCGTGGACGCCCGCCTACGACGTCCAGCAGGCCTGCGGCACCGGCCTGGAGACGACGGTGCTGGTGGCCAACAAGATCGCCCTGGGCCAGATCGACAGCGGGATCGCGGGCGGGGTCGACAGCGCCAGCGACGCCCCCATCGCCGTCAACGAGGGGCTGCGCGAGGCGCTCCTCGCCCTCAACCGGGCCAAGACCCTGCAGCAGCGGCTGAGGGCGGTGGCCCGCCTGCGCCCTGGCCACGTGGTGCCCGAGATCCCGCAGAACAGCGAGCCCCGCACCGGCCTGTCGATGGGCGACCACATGGCCATCACCGCGGCCGAGTGGGAGATCTCGCGCGAGGCGCAGGACGAGCTCGCCGCCGCCAGCCACCGCAATCTCGCGGCAGCCTACGAGCGCGGGTTCATGGACGACCTGGTCACCGCCTACCTCGGCCTCAGCCGCGACCAGAACCTGCGTCCCGACTCCAGCGTCGAGAAGCTCGCGAAGCTCAAGCCGGTGTTCGGTGAGGGTCCGGGCGCCACCATGACGGCGGGCAACTCCACCCCGCTCTCGGACGGCGCCAGCGCGGTGCTGCTGGGCAGTGACGAGTGGGCGTCCGACCACCACCTTCCCGTGCTGGCGCACCTGGTGGACGCTGAGACCGCCGCGGTCGACTACGTGCACGGCGGTGAGGGTCTGCTCATGGCGCCCGCGTACGCCGTCGCTCGTCTGCTCAAGCGGCAGGGCCTGGGGTTGCAGGACTTCGACTACTACGAGATCCACGAGGCCTTCGCCTCGACGGTGCTCACGACGCTGGCGGCCTGGGAGAGCGAGACGTTCTGCCGCGACCGGCTCGGTCTGGACGCCCCGCTCGGCTCCATCGACCGAGACCGCGTGAACGTCAACGGCTCCTCGCTCGCGGCCGGGCACCCCTTCGCCGCCACGGGTGGCCGCATCGTGGCCGCACTCGCTAAGCAGCTGCACGAGAAGGGCTCGGGCCGCGGGCTCATCTCGATCTGCGCCGCCGGCGGGCAGGGTGTCGTCGCGATCCTCGAGGCGGCGTGA
- a CDS encoding TspO/MBR family protein gives MKPRTLVTTSAAVAATAVAGSIASQDVGGRWYRRLDKPAFQPPGAVFPVVWTALYTDIAVTTALASDRLRERGDSERARALHRALGANLVLNASWSWVFFRFHRLGPAVAVAGALAASSADLTRRVGEADRRAGAALSPYAVWTAFAAVLSAAIWRRNR, from the coding sequence GTGAAGCCGCGCACTCTCGTCACCACGTCCGCCGCCGTCGCCGCCACAGCCGTCGCCGGCAGCATCGCCAGCCAGGACGTCGGCGGTCGCTGGTACCGCCGCCTCGACAAGCCCGCGTTCCAGCCGCCGGGCGCTGTCTTCCCCGTGGTGTGGACGGCGCTCTACACCGACATCGCGGTGACGACGGCCCTGGCCTCCGACCGGCTGCGCGAGCGCGGCGACAGCGAGCGCGCCCGCGCACTGCACCGCGCCCTGGGCGCCAACCTGGTGCTCAACGCCTCGTGGTCGTGGGTGTTCTTCCGGTTCCACCGCCTCGGCCCCGCGGTCGCCGTCGCCGGCGCGCTCGCCGCCAGCAGCGCCGACCTCACCCGGCGCGTCGGGGAGGCCGACCGCCGTGCGGGGGCCGCGCTGTCGCCGTACGCCGTCTGGACGGCGTTCGCCGCCGTGCTGTCTGCCGCCATCTGGCGGCGCAACCGCTGA
- a CDS encoding 3-oxoacyl-ACP reductase encodes MSDRYAGFVNGSFGKALAQRLGLPRPVELRRYEPGQPLLVGPALVAGVGTPAPVIDRVLSDSATSHSASDERLGAVVFDACAATDPGQLESLREVLAPALRRLLPCARLVVLGRPPESASTAAAAAAQRALEGIVRSVGKELRAGSTANLVLVDEGADDAAESTLRFLLSSRSAYVDGQVVRVTAAELPPTDWQKPLQGKVAVVTGAARGIGEAIAEVLARDGATVVAVDVPAAGEALMSVANRVGGTALQLDVTAADAGRRIADHAQERHGGLDVVVHNAGITRDKLLVNTDADRWGSVLAVNLEAQLRIDDVLLGDRALAQDGRVVSLSSTSGIAGNRGQANYAASKAGVIGMVQARAREVADRGITYNAVAPGFIETVLTARIPLATREVGRRINSLSQGGLPVDVAEAVAWFAQPGSAGVTGQVVRVCGQSQLGA; translated from the coding sequence ATGAGCGACCGGTACGCAGGCTTCGTCAACGGCTCGTTCGGCAAGGCGCTGGCCCAGCGGCTCGGCCTGCCCCGCCCTGTCGAGCTGCGCCGGTACGAGCCCGGGCAGCCGCTGCTGGTGGGCCCGGCGCTCGTGGCGGGCGTGGGCACCCCGGCGCCGGTGATCGACCGCGTGCTGAGCGACTCGGCGACGTCGCACTCGGCGAGCGACGAGCGCCTCGGCGCTGTGGTGTTCGACGCCTGCGCCGCAACGGATCCCGGTCAGCTGGAGTCCCTGCGCGAGGTGCTCGCACCCGCGCTGAGACGGCTCCTGCCCTGCGCCCGGCTGGTGGTGCTGGGCCGGCCGCCCGAGTCGGCGTCGACCGCCGCGGCCGCAGCCGCCCAGCGGGCTCTCGAGGGGATCGTGCGCTCGGTCGGCAAGGAGCTGCGCGCCGGGTCCACCGCCAACCTCGTGCTGGTCGACGAGGGAGCCGACGACGCCGCCGAGTCGACGCTGCGCTTCCTGCTGTCGTCGCGTTCGGCGTACGTCGACGGCCAGGTCGTGCGGGTGACCGCCGCTGAGCTGCCGCCCACCGACTGGCAGAAGCCGTTGCAGGGCAAGGTCGCCGTCGTCACCGGCGCGGCGCGCGGCATCGGAGAAGCCATCGCCGAGGTGCTGGCTCGTGACGGCGCCACGGTGGTGGCCGTCGACGTGCCGGCGGCGGGCGAGGCGCTCATGTCGGTGGCCAACCGCGTCGGTGGCACGGCCCTGCAGCTCGATGTCACCGCTGCCGATGCCGGACGCCGTATCGCCGACCACGCGCAGGAGCGCCACGGCGGCCTCGACGTCGTCGTGCACAACGCCGGGATCACGCGCGACAAGCTGCTGGTCAACACCGACGCGGACCGCTGGGGCAGCGTGCTCGCGGTCAACCTCGAGGCGCAGCTGCGCATCGACGACGTGCTGCTGGGCGACCGCGCCCTGGCACAGGACGGCCGCGTCGTGTCGCTGTCGTCGACGAGCGGCATCGCCGGCAACCGCGGGCAGGCCAACTACGCCGCCAGCAAGGCTGGTGTCATCGGCATGGTGCAGGCCCGGGCGCGCGAGGTGGCCGATCGCGGCATCACCTACAACGCGGTGGCGCCGGGGTTCATCGAGACGGTGCTCACCGCCCGCATCCCGCTGGCGACGCGCGAGGTCGGGCGCCGGATCAACAGCCTGAGCCAGGGCGGCCTGCCGGTCGACGTCGCCGAGGCCGTCGCGTGGTTCGCCCAGCCGGGCAGCGCCGGGGTGACCGGCCAGGTGGTGCGGGTCTGCGGCCAGAGCCAGCTGGGAGCGTGA
- a CDS encoding VOC family protein: MPVTRLNHAVLFVRDVQRSVAFYRDALDFRVKAELSGAAFLQAAASQNDHDLGLFEVGSAAAPSGAGRSSVGLYHLAWEVDTLAELQRIAGRLAELGALGGASDHGTTKALYAKDPDGLEFEVSWLVPADRITPDLTMTTAPLDLAAEIERYGAQTRGGVGVSFPATV; encoded by the coding sequence ATGCCCGTCACCCGCCTCAACCACGCCGTGCTCTTCGTGCGCGACGTCCAGCGCAGCGTCGCCTTCTATCGCGACGCCCTGGACTTCCGGGTCAAGGCCGAGCTGTCCGGAGCCGCGTTCCTGCAGGCGGCGGCGAGCCAGAACGACCACGACCTCGGCCTGTTCGAGGTGGGCTCGGCGGCTGCGCCCTCGGGGGCCGGCCGCTCGAGCGTCGGGCTGTACCACCTCGCCTGGGAGGTCGACACGCTCGCGGAGCTCCAGCGCATCGCCGGCCGGCTGGCTGAGTTGGGCGCCCTGGGTGGGGCGTCCGACCACGGCACCACGAAGGCGCTCTACGCCAAGGACCCCGACGGCCTGGAGTTCGAGGTCAGCTGGCTCGTGCCGGCCGACCGCATCACCCCCGACCTCACGATGACGACCGCCCCGCTCGACCTGGCCGCCGAGATCGAGCGGTACGGCGCGCAGACCCGCGGCGGCGTCGGCGTCTCCTTCCCCGCCACGGTCTGA
- a CDS encoding MaoC/PaaZ C-terminal domain-containing protein, with the protein MSVRTITLDGQPHVALLMTRATATAAGRSGALPDTEVVQRGVRTDLDHLARYDRVCGFAVSDVLPATFVHVLTFGLQLTLMAEPDFPLPLPGLVHVANRVEQVRPVRAEEHLDLSVRSEALSAHPKGRQVDLVGEARVDGEVVWRGRSTYLARGSSSGLPAAQDRHVDVALDRAAPPTSRWRLPADLGRRYARVSGDVNPIHLTALAAKGFGFPRAIAHGMWTMARCVSALQPRLPDAYVADVEFRRPVLLPSSVELRTRSVDGGYDVVVSSREGEHLRGTIR; encoded by the coding sequence GTGAGCGTGCGCACCATCACCCTCGACGGCCAGCCGCACGTCGCCCTGCTCATGACTCGTGCCACCGCCACGGCGGCGGGTCGCTCGGGTGCGCTGCCCGACACCGAGGTCGTGCAGCGGGGGGTGCGGACCGACCTCGACCACCTCGCGCGCTACGACCGGGTGTGCGGCTTCGCGGTCAGCGACGTGCTACCGGCGACCTTCGTGCACGTCCTGACGTTCGGCCTGCAGCTCACGCTCATGGCCGAGCCGGACTTCCCGCTGCCGCTGCCGGGCCTGGTGCACGTCGCGAACCGCGTCGAGCAGGTGCGTCCGGTCCGGGCCGAGGAGCACCTCGACCTGTCGGTGCGCAGCGAGGCGCTGAGCGCCCACCCCAAGGGTCGACAGGTCGACCTCGTCGGCGAGGCCCGCGTCGACGGCGAGGTGGTCTGGCGCGGGCGCAGCACCTACCTGGCCCGCGGGTCGTCGTCCGGACTGCCTGCAGCGCAAGACCGACACGTGGACGTCGCGCTCGACCGGGCGGCACCACCGACGTCGCGCTGGCGGCTGCCCGCCGACCTCGGCCGGCGCTACGCGCGGGTGAGCGGCGACGTCAACCCGATCCACCTGACGGCGTTGGCCGCCAAGGGTTTCGGCTTTCCGCGGGCCATCGCCCACGGCATGTGGACCATGGCGCGCTGCGTGTCGGCCCTGCAGCCGCGCCTGCCAGACGCCTACGTCGCGGACGTCGAGTTCCGGCGCCCGGTGCTGCTGCCGAGCAGCGTCGAGCTGCGCACGCGGTCGGTCGACGGCGGCTACGACGTGGTCGTGTCGTCGCGCGAGGGCGAGCACCTGCGGGGCACCATCCGCTGA
- a CDS encoding TetR/AcrR family transcriptional regulator produces the protein MSSSETTASTRPDGRATRWAEHRLTRRAELVEATLRAVRRHGAGVGMDGIAAEAGTSKSVLYRHFGDKAALYLAVVESVDRLIARDLDHALSSVAAADQPEALIAHPEQVIEAAVDSYLALVEKDPEVYRFVVTHPLLDRPMGDDPLTGLTSRIGDQLAALITAALAASGREAAAAGALAHGVVGLVRAAADHWLTTADPLPRKELTRQLSALIAGGLTVVLSPQEQP, from the coding sequence GTGTCCTCCTCCGAGACCACCGCCTCGACCCGTCCCGACGGGCGCGCGACGCGCTGGGCCGAGCACCGGCTCACCCGGCGCGCCGAGCTCGTCGAGGCCACGCTGCGCGCGGTGCGTCGCCACGGCGCGGGCGTCGGCATGGACGGCATCGCCGCTGAGGCCGGCACCAGCAAGTCGGTGCTGTACCGGCACTTCGGCGACAAGGCCGCCCTCTACCTCGCCGTCGTCGAGTCGGTCGACCGGCTCATCGCCCGCGACCTCGACCACGCCCTCTCGAGCGTCGCCGCCGCCGACCAGCCCGAGGCGCTCATCGCGCACCCCGAGCAGGTGATCGAGGCGGCGGTCGACTCCTACCTGGCGCTGGTCGAGAAGGACCCCGAGGTCTACCGCTTCGTCGTCACCCACCCGCTGCTCGACCGGCCGATGGGTGACGACCCACTGACCGGCCTCACCAGCCGCATCGGTGACCAGCTGGCCGCCCTGATCACGGCAGCGCTCGCTGCCAGCGGCCGCGAAGCCGCCGCCGCGGGTGCGCTCGCCCACGGCGTGGTCGGCCTCGTGCGGGCGGCCGCCGACCACTGGCTCACCACCGCAGACCCGTTGCCGCGCAAGGAGCTCACTCGCCAGCTCAGCGCACTGATCGCCGGCGGCCTCACCGTCGTCCTCTCCCCCCAGGAGCAGCCATGA
- a CDS encoding PaaI family thioesterase — MSTDSSLDESAPAFPDGAFGLVGEAIGLTVDELTGDVMRVRWHVVPAVHQPHGILHGGIHAWIHETVASVAASTWFGDQGQVVGVSNQTDFFRAVRDGELTSVGTPLHRGRSQQVWVVETRDAADRLIARGQVRLQNLAGRG; from the coding sequence ATGTCCACCGACAGCTCGCTGGATGAGAGCGCACCGGCGTTCCCTGACGGCGCCTTCGGCCTGGTCGGCGAGGCGATCGGCCTGACCGTCGACGAGCTCACGGGCGACGTCATGCGCGTGCGCTGGCACGTCGTGCCCGCCGTGCACCAGCCGCACGGCATCCTGCACGGCGGCATCCACGCCTGGATCCACGAGACCGTCGCCAGCGTCGCGGCGTCGACGTGGTTCGGCGACCAGGGCCAGGTGGTGGGGGTGTCGAACCAGACGGACTTCTTCCGGGCCGTGCGGGACGGCGAGCTGACGTCGGTGGGCACGCCGCTGCACCGGGGTCGCTCGCAGCAGGTGTGGGTGGTCGAGACGCGCGACGCGGCCGACCGGCTCATCGCGCGCGGCCAGGTGAGGCTGCAGAAC
- a CDS encoding acyl-CoA dehydrogenase, which produces MTTTPTAPAATSDTVAALRSLLGGRWAHVRQQARAEFDAEALLPDPALTLEQQRERVAEQMRMLAASDHARSGFPVEAGGTNDIGASVTAFEMLGHTDLSLLVKAGVHWGLFGGAVSNLGSDEQRRELLPRIISLDLPGCFAMTETGHGSDVQSLGTTATYDPASDELVINTPDRLSRKDYIGGAARDARMAVVFAQLVTGPADAPQHHGVHGVLVPIRDDDGRTLPGVTIEDCGPKMGLNGVDNGRLAFAHVRVPRTNLLNRYGDISPDGTYSSPIDNPNRRFFTMLGTLVRGRISVAGGAGAATRTALAIAIRYAEQRRQFSAPGSSDEVLLLDYRTHQRRLLPALATSYALAFAQNDLVSLMHDVQTGAHADRDVGDELRQRQLEALAAGVKVLATWHATHTIQECREACGGAGYLAENRLPALKADTDVFTTFEGDNTVLLQLVAKGLLTSYRDAFGDLDSWGTVKFVARQVASAVVERTAARTLAQRLADVGSSRRDDGDDLLDPAGQLRLLTDRETHVLEGLARRLRAAAKPGADAFAVFNDAQDHVLLAARAHVERVVLESFLAAIERCTDPGARDLLRELCTLHVLSGVERDRAWYVEHGRLTPARSRSVTRLVNEACERLRPHARALVDGFGIPDSWLGAAFLT; this is translated from the coding sequence ATGACCACGACGCCCACCGCCCCCGCTGCGACGTCCGACACGGTCGCCGCCCTGCGCTCGCTGCTCGGCGGCCGCTGGGCGCACGTGCGCCAGCAGGCCCGGGCCGAGTTCGACGCCGAGGCCCTGCTGCCCGACCCCGCGCTCACGCTCGAGCAGCAGCGTGAGCGCGTCGCGGAGCAGATGCGCATGCTGGCCGCCAGCGACCACGCGCGCAGCGGCTTCCCGGTGGAGGCGGGCGGCACCAACGACATCGGGGCGTCGGTGACGGCGTTCGAGATGCTCGGTCACACCGACCTGTCGCTGCTGGTGAAGGCCGGCGTCCACTGGGGCCTGTTCGGTGGGGCGGTGTCGAACCTCGGCTCGGACGAGCAGCGGCGCGAGCTGCTGCCGCGGATCATCTCGCTCGACCTGCCGGGCTGCTTCGCCATGACCGAGACCGGCCACGGCAGCGACGTGCAGTCGCTCGGGACGACGGCCACGTACGACCCCGCCAGCGACGAGCTCGTCATCAACACGCCAGACCGCCTGTCGCGCAAGGACTACATCGGCGGCGCCGCCCGTGACGCACGCATGGCTGTGGTGTTCGCGCAGCTCGTCACCGGGCCGGCCGACGCCCCCCAGCACCACGGCGTGCACGGCGTGCTCGTGCCGATCCGTGACGACGACGGCCGCACCCTGCCCGGCGTCACCATCGAGGACTGCGGGCCCAAGATGGGACTCAACGGCGTCGACAACGGCCGGCTGGCCTTCGCCCACGTGCGCGTGCCCCGCACCAACCTGCTGAACCGGTACGGCGACATCAGCCCGGACGGCACCTACAGCAGCCCGATCGACAACCCCAACCGCCGCTTCTTCACCATGCTGGGCACGTTGGTGCGCGGGCGGATCAGCGTCGCCGGTGGCGCAGGAGCCGCGACGCGCACGGCGCTGGCCATCGCGATCCGGTACGCCGAGCAGCGGCGCCAGTTCTCGGCGCCCGGGTCGTCGGACGAGGTGCTCCTGCTCGACTACCGCACGCACCAGCGTCGGCTGCTGCCCGCCCTGGCGACGTCGTACGCGCTGGCCTTCGCGCAGAACGACCTCGTGTCGCTGATGCACGACGTGCAGACCGGCGCGCACGCCGACCGCGACGTCGGCGACGAGCTGCGCCAGCGCCAGCTCGAGGCGCTGGCGGCCGGCGTCAAGGTCCTCGCCACCTGGCACGCGACGCACACCATCCAGGAGTGCCGTGAGGCGTGCGGTGGTGCCGGGTACCTCGCCGAGAACCGCCTGCCCGCGCTCAAGGCCGACACCGACGTCTTCACGACCTTCGAGGGCGACAACACCGTGCTGCTGCAGCTGGTGGCGAAGGGGCTGCTCACCAGCTACCGCGACGCGTTCGGCGACCTGGACTCGTGGGGCACGGTGAAGTTCGTCGCGCGCCAGGTGGCCTCGGCCGTGGTGGAGCGGACGGCGGCCCGCACCCTCGCCCAGCGGCTCGCCGACGTCGGCTCGAGCCGGCGCGACGACGGCGACGACCTGCTCGACCCGGCCGGGCAGCTGCGGCTGCTCACCGACCGCGAGACGCACGTGCTCGAGGGCCTGGCCCGCCGGCTGCGGGCCGCCGCCAAGCCAGGGGCCGACGCCTTCGCCGTCTTCAACGACGCGCAGGACCACGTGCTGCTGGCTGCACGCGCGCACGTCGAGCGCGTCGTCCTCGAGTCGTTCCTGGCGGCCATCGAGCGGTGCACCGACCCGGGCGCGCGCGACCTGCTGCGCGAGCTGTGCACCCTGCACGTGCTGTCGGGGGTCGAGCGTGACCGCGCCTGGTACGTCGAGCACGGCCGGCTCACGCCCGCCCGCAGCCGCAGCGTGACCCGCCTGGTCAACGAGGCGTGCGAGCGCCTGCGGCCGCACGCGCGCGCGCTCGTCGACGGCTTCGGCATCCCCGACTCCTGGCTCGGCGCGGCCTTCCTCACCTGA